From a region of the Dictyostelium discoideum AX4 chromosome 2 chromosome, whole genome shotgun sequence genome:
- the piaA gene encoding cytosolic regulator of adenylate cyclase, giving the protein MTSSDSSVNTTSSSFGNISISSPNHSSSTPPLNNGNGNNVSASETELKKHVLYSLQCLDEKTLTLKVKLDHLNKLVELKKSIPDLNKLGISPTQLYKSVRPFIALPPKTIRTAGLRVMRYYLSNSNNVKELLDLKVQYFITRSLERDKHSEPERIQALKIIRTIMEIDCSLMPHCFVKGLVSIAENQEDNFCRVCLECLTEISIRNPQISSHCGGIRTVFDAVLDPFYQGIQESLLICILYLLSDKDTRIYIRPKSDLEIILAPLTNSFNIGVKLKGASKEKEKEKEKEDEVAMKKWTASSKAVLTLIKSWIGIISLNSDDQGLKSVVDTLRMPQIELQEKALDSIFEIFRVQLPKSIQETFGPQKATQTFNFGSETLQDLPSRTRSLRHNLLNNYLSVLLIAFIDNGLIEGLVYLGNYVANRDGMSEQEKECSKNISLKSTVLLAELLHMSNALLPPSQCAKLQTLPSLVNSAISFRLDPRLRSSSNTMVTNLHSYSHNKSSTTLMDSTLAIGLTGANKWRRIKGQDRRLDKVDDVKMKMEWHMDDNQFQQKIKDTQVLVTKDYQKWSWELMFELLEGPLNNPQHLSNTLKTKFIKRILSFLRPNKKLFSTMAWTTENLKYVRTACVALEVLISHEIGFDFLKDNKTIIQIADMLKVELDYNIKPPPSSSSSSENKKDNVRLLNPEKVLKTMSREYFTMLGTLSSNLLGLEILARNNIFDYIKPLAELPGRDDLSHLIMTSLDYNVNGASRTILQKILTSSSRVVRYLATKYLRFLLRSGVQDFSNWGVELLVQQLNDVDAKVSALSLNVLDEACDDPSCLEVLIDLKPNLLKLGKPGKSLLLRFLSSPKGLENLLQNNGFVEQEEQLWITSENATYVNAIESAVSESLSPSVWRFKEAPDGSSTSGVYLPPHFFGELAKTEKGCQLIRKSNNYQRFLKIIQDPTAKQLDKRASLIAIGHIGSSVDGYSFVKESDTIKLLIGIAEKSQCLALRSTCFYALGMISCIEEAQPIFNSFGWESPSDLNSRILLPKDLKNSTFLSVPQYQYQGSWADHSFETLPSNHFSDPIKNEIISFVGNLSSHITAEGASKNLKRLKIKYPDHFATSEILNAVFILLNTFKYRLGARRFIYDLFDVAIFSSDPYHDLN; this is encoded by the exons atgaCAAGTTCTGATAGTAGTGTAAATACTACATCGAGTAGTTTCGGaaatatttcaatatcatcaccaaatCATAGTAGTTCAACACCACCTTTAAATAATggaaatggtaataatgttAGTGCATCAGAAACTGAATTAAAGAAACATGTTTTATACTCTTTACAATGTTTAGATGAAAAAACTTTAACTTTAAAAGTGAAATtggatcatttaaataaactagtagaattaaagaaatcaataccagatttaaataaattaggaATATCACCAACACAATTATATAAAag tgtAAGACCATTTATAGCATTACCACCAAAAACAATTAGAACAGCAGGATTAAGAGTAATGAGATATTATTTaagtaattcaaataatgttaaagaattattagatttaaaagTACAATATTTTATAACACGTTCATTGGAACGTGATAAACATTCAGAACCTGAAAGAATTCAAGCATTAAAAATCATACGTACAATTATGGAAATTGATTGTTCATTAATGCCACATTGCTTTGTGAAAGGTTTAGTATCAATTGCAGAGAATCAAGAGGATAATTTCTGTAGAGTTTGTCTTGAATGTCTAACAGAGATCTCAATTCGTAATCCACAAATTTCATCACATTGTGGTGGTATTCGTACTGTTTTCGATGCGGTTTTGGATCCATTCTATCAAGGTATTCAAGAATCCCTTTTAATTtgtatattatatttattaagtGATAAAGATACTAGAATTTATATTAGACCAAAATCTGATTTAGAA aTTATATTAGCACCATTaacaaattcatttaatattggtgttaaattaaaaggtgcaagtaaagaaaaagaaaaagaaaaagaaaaagaagatgaagTTGCAATGAAAAAATGGACAGCAAGTTCAAAAGCTGTTTTaacattaattaaaagtTGGATTGGTATTATATCTTTAAATTCTGATGATCAAGGTTTAAAATCTGTAGTTGATACATTAAGAATGCCACAAATTGAATTAcaa GAAAAAGCTTTAGattcaatttttgaaatttttagaGTACAATTACCAAAAAGTATTCAAGAAACATTTGGACCACAAAAAGCAACAcaaacatttaattttggatCAGAGACATTACAAGATTTACCAAGTAGAACTAGATCATTAAGACATAATCTattgaataattatttatcgGTATTGTTGATAGCATTTATTGATAATGGACTAATTGAGGGATTGGTTTATTTGGGTAATTATGTTGCCAATAGGGATGGTATGAGTGAGCAAGAGAAAGAATGTTCAAAGAATATCTCATTAAAGAGTACAGTATTATTGGCGGAACTATTACATATGTCAAATgcattattaccaccatcacAATGTGCAAAATTACAAACACTACCATCATTGGTGAATTCTGCAATTTCGTTTAGATTAGACCCAAGATTAAGATCATCTTCAAATACCATGGTAACCAATTTACATAGTTATTCACATAACAAATCAAGTACAACCCTAATGGATAGCACATTGGCAATTGGATTAACTGGTGCCAATAAATGGCGTCGTATTAAAGGTCAAGATCGTAGATTGGATAAGGTTGATGATGTGAAAATGAAGATGGAGTGGCATATGGACGATAACCAATTTCAACAGAAAATCAAGGACACTCAAGTACTCGTCACTAAAGATTACCAAAAATGGTCATGGGAATTAATGTTTGAATTGTTGGAAGGACCTTTGAACAATCCTCAACATTTATCAAATACATTGAAaaccaaattcattaaaagaatCTTATCATTTCTACGTCCAAATAAGAAACTATTCTCAACAATGGCTTGGACAactgaaaatttaaaatatgttCGTACTGCTTGTGTAGCATTGGAAGTTTTAATCTCTCATGAAATTGGTTTCGATTTtcttaaagataataaaactataattcAAATCGCCGATATGTTAAAAGTGGAATtagattataatattaaaccaccaccatcatcatcctcatcatcagaaaataaaaaagataatgtACGTTTATTGAATCCagaaaaagttttaaaaacaatgtCTCGTGAATACTTTACAATGTTGGGTACATTGAGTAGTAATTTATTAGGTTTGGAAATATTAGCACGTAATAACATTTTCGATTATATTAAACCATTGGCTGAATTGCCTGGTAGGGATGATCTTTCTCATTTAATTATGACAAGCTTGGATTACAATGTTAATGGTGCCTCCAGAACGATTCTTCAAAAGATTTTAACTTCAAGTTCAAGAGTAGTACGTTATTTGGCAACCAAGTATTTAAGATTCCTTTTAAGATCTGGTGTACAAGATTTCTCAAATTGGGGTGTAGAGTTATTAGTTCAACAATTGAATGATGTGGATGCAAAAGTTAGTGCACTATCATTGAATGTATTGGATGAGGCATGTGATGATCCATCATGTTTGGAAGTTTTAATAGATTTGAAACCAAATCTATTGAAATTGGGTAAACCTGGTAAATCATTGTTATTACGTTTCTTATCCTCTCCAAAAGGTTTAGAGAATCTATTACAAAATAATGGTTTCGTTGAACAAGAAGAACAACTATGGATTACAAGTGAAAATGCAACCTATGTAAATGCAATAGAATCGGCAGTCTCTGAATCATTATCACCAAGTGTTTGGAGATTTAAAGAAGCACCTGATGGTAGTAGTACTAGTGGTGTCTATTTACCACCACATTTCTTTGGTGAATTAGCAAAAACTGAAAAAGGTTGTCAATTAATTAGAAAATCAAATAACTATcaaagatttttaaaaatcattcaAGATCCAACCGCTAAACAATTGGATAAAAGAGCATCGTTAATCGCAATTGGTCATATTGGTTCTTCTGTCGATGGTTATTCATTCGTTAAAGAAAGTGATACAATCAAACTATTGATTGGAATAGCAGAGAAATCTCAATGTTTGGCATTACGTAGTACTTGTTTCTATGCTTTGGGTATGATTTCATGTATTGAAGAAGCTCAACCAATCTTTAATTCCTTTGGTTGGGAATCACCATCAGATTTAAACTCTAGAATCTTGTTACCAAAGGATTTAAAGAATTCAACTTTCCTAAGTGTACcacaatatcaatatcaagGTAGTTGGGCTGATCATTCATTTGAAACTTTACCATCAAATCATTTCTCTGatccaattaaaaatgaaatcatttCTTTTGTTGGTAATTTATCTTCACATATCACTGCTGAAGGTGCttcaaagaatttaaaacgtttaaaaatcaaatatccTGATCATTTTGCAACAagtgaaattttaaatgcagttttcattttattaaatacttTTAAATATCGTTTAGGTGCTAGAAGATTCATttatgatttatttgatgttGCAATATTTTCATCTGATCCATATcatgatttaaattaa
- the hpd gene encoding 4-hydroxyphenylpyruvate dioxygenase (alternatively spliced) encodes MEGFDHVTFWVGNALQAATYYIARFGFQNLAYSGLETGNRQFATHVIHQNNIIMAFTSPLTGDNKDYADHMMRHGDGVKDIAFNVKDVQHIYDEAVKAGAQSVKEPHQIKDEHGIVTLATIMSPYGETTHTFVDRSQYKGAFLPGFTYKVASDPLSNITEPVGLNLIDHVVSNHADKMMEPVVQWYEKVLQFHRFWSVDDKTIHTEYSSLRSVVVADKSEKVKLPINEPANGIRKSQIQEYVDFYNGAGVQHIALKTDNIIDAISKLRSRGVSFLTVPKTYYTSLREKLQHSSLEIKEDLDTLEKLHILIDYDDKGYLLQIFTNNVEDKPTVFFEIIQRNNHDGFGAGNFKSLFEAIERQQETRGNL; translated from the exons atg gAAGGATTTGATCATGTTACATTTTGGGTTGGTAATGCATTACAAGCAGCAACTTATTACATTGCTAGATTTGGATTTCAAAATTTAGCTTATAGTGGTTTAGAAACTGGTAATCGTCAATTCGCCACTCATGTTATCCATCAAAACAACATTATTATGGCTTTTACATCACCATTAACTGGTGACAACAAAGATTATGCAGACCACATGATGAGACATGGTGATGGTGTCAAAGATATTGCTTTCAACGTTAAAGATGTACAACACATTTATGATGAAGCAGTTAAAGCAGGAGCTCAATCAGTTAAAGAACCACATCAAATTAAAGACGAACATGGTATTGTTACATTAGCAACTATCATGAGTCCATATGGTGAAACTACACATACTTTTGTTGATAGATCTCAATATAAAGGTGCATTCTTACCAGGTTTCACATACAAGGTCGCTTCAGATCCATTATCAAATATCACCGAACCAGTTGGCCTCAACTTAATAGATCATGTCGTTTCAAATCATGCAGATAAAATGATGGAACCAGTCGTTCAATGGTACGAAAAGGTTTTACAATTCCACCGTTTCTGGTCAGTTGATGACAAAACCATTCATACCGAATATTCATCATTAAGATCAGTCGTAGTTGCTGATAAGTCtgaaaaagttaaattaccaattaatgAACCAGCCAATGGTATTAGAAAGAGTCAAATTCAAGAATACGTAGATTTCTACAATGGTGCTGGTGTTCAACATATCGCCTTAAAGACTGATAACATCATTGATGCTATCTCAAAATTAAGATCTCGTGGTGTCTCTTTCCTCACTGTTCCAAAAACATACTATACATCACTCAGAGAGAAATTACAACACTCTTCattagaaattaaagaagatTTGGACACTTTAGAGAAATTACACATTTTAATCGATTATGATGACAAAGGTTATCTTTTACAAATCTTTACAAATAATGTTGAAGATAAACCAACTGTTTTCTTTGAAATTATCCAAAGAAACAACCATGATGGTTTCGGTGCTGGTAACTTTAAATCCCTCTTTGAAGCAATCGAAAGACAACAAGAAACTCGTGGAAACTTATAG
- the hpd gene encoding 4-hydroxyphenylpyruvate dioxygenase (alternatively spliced) encodes MEMEGFDHVTFWVGNALQAATYYIARFGFQNLAYSGLETGNRQFATHVIHQNNIIMAFTSPLTGDNKDYADHMMRHGDGVKDIAFNVKDVQHIYDEAVKAGAQSVKEPHQIKDEHGIVTLATIMSPYGETTHTFVDRSQYKGAFLPGFTYKVASDPLSNITEPVGLNLIDHVVSNHADKMMEPVVQWYEKVLQFHRFWSVDDKTIHTEYSSLRSVVVADKSEKVKLPINEPANGIRKSQIQEYVDFYNGAGVQHIALKTDNIIDAISKLRSRGVSFLTVPKTYYTSLREKLQHSSLEIKEDLDTLEKLHILIDYDDKGYLLQIFTNNVEDKPTVFFEIIQRNNHDGFGAGNFKSLFEAIERQQETRGNL; translated from the exons atggaaatg gAAGGATTTGATCATGTTACATTTTGGGTTGGTAATGCATTACAAGCAGCAACTTATTACATTGCTAGATTTGGATTTCAAAATTTAGCTTATAGTGGTTTAGAAACTGGTAATCGTCAATTCGCCACTCATGTTATCCATCAAAACAACATTATTATGGCTTTTACATCACCATTAACTGGTGACAACAAAGATTATGCAGACCACATGATGAGACATGGTGATGGTGTCAAAGATATTGCTTTCAACGTTAAAGATGTACAACACATTTATGATGAAGCAGTTAAAGCAGGAGCTCAATCAGTTAAAGAACCACATCAAATTAAAGACGAACATGGTATTGTTACATTAGCAACTATCATGAGTCCATATGGTGAAACTACACATACTTTTGTTGATAGATCTCAATATAAAGGTGCATTCTTACCAGGTTTCACATACAAGGTCGCTTCAGATCCATTATCAAATATCACCGAACCAGTTGGCCTCAACTTAATAGATCATGTCGTTTCAAATCATGCAGATAAAATGATGGAACCAGTCGTTCAATGGTACGAAAAGGTTTTACAATTCCACCGTTTCTGGTCAGTTGATGACAAAACCATTCATACCGAATATTCATCATTAAGATCAGTCGTAGTTGCTGATAAGTCtgaaaaagttaaattaccaattaatgAACCAGCCAATGGTATTAGAAAGAGTCAAATTCAAGAATACGTAGATTTCTACAATGGTGCTGGTGTTCAACATATCGCCTTAAAGACTGATAACATCATTGATGCTATCTCAAAATTAAGATCTCGTGGTGTCTCTTTCCTCACTGTTCCAAAAACATACTATACATCACTCAGAGAGAAATTACAACACTCTTCattagaaattaaagaagatTTGGACACTTTAGAGAAATTACACATTTTAATCGATTATGATGACAAAGGTTATCTTTTACAAATCTTTACAAATAATGTTGAAGATAAACCAACTGTTTTCTTTGAAATTATCCAAAGAAACAACCATGATGGTTTCGGTGCTGGTAACTTTAAATCCCTCTTTGAAGCAATCGAAAGACAACAAGAAACTCGTGGAAACTTATAG